From a region of the Pontixanthobacter gangjinensis genome:
- a CDS encoding serine hydrolase domain-containing protein, with translation MIRKALFSGALLGSVFFASTVAAQSQQDQLDARYDRALAAGYKALFLCSAIANAERSGVNRGVNSVVAWELTGVYPEIDPIIRKLEHRVVRAKEGPISHVEVDWAEDMPPRYARASYKDGCRLAPIGVAPEPAGTDLPPERALPEDFPRLSDGAPAFPPMMIFGTSNLSLRTEVDRAFDGTYGEGARTTAVVIQSKGRRYSRYVSPLNSDAKSFEDMIGGYSPRTPQRTWSVAKSIAATLVGVAVHKGQIDVNAPMLRSEWKDDARSQISVDHLLRMASGRYTDTPGNRTDPLYAGGSTVEETATNWPLIRQPGTVFRYANNDTLMAIKAISDRFSDFDPEAFFISVGMKNTVAETDWAGDYILSSQVWTTAEDLADLGQLHLQDGVWEGERILPEGWVKYISAPSGPQPDGPFGYGAGWWLMNKSDGVPADAFAAFGNRGQYVVVVPSKDIVIVRRGEDPVGSRFDIAAFTKDVLASLES, from the coding sequence ATGATACGAAAAGCTTTATTTTCCGGCGCGCTGCTTGGCAGCGTTTTCTTTGCCAGCACCGTTGCAGCCCAAAGCCAGCAGGATCAACTGGACGCCCGTTATGACCGTGCGCTTGCCGCTGGATACAAGGCGCTGTTTTTGTGCAGCGCGATTGCCAATGCAGAACGCAGCGGTGTGAACCGCGGGGTTAACAGCGTGGTGGCTTGGGAGCTAACGGGTGTTTATCCGGAGATCGATCCAATCATTCGGAAACTCGAACATCGCGTGGTACGGGCGAAGGAAGGCCCGATTAGCCATGTCGAGGTCGATTGGGCTGAGGATATGCCCCCTCGTTATGCCAGAGCGTCATACAAGGACGGCTGCCGATTGGCCCCGATTGGCGTTGCGCCAGAGCCAGCGGGAACCGATTTGCCTCCTGAAAGAGCGCTTCCTGAAGATTTTCCGCGGCTCTCCGATGGAGCGCCAGCTTTTCCGCCAATGATGATCTTCGGCACGTCGAATCTTAGCCTCAGGACTGAGGTCGATCGGGCGTTTGATGGCACTTATGGTGAAGGCGCGCGCACTACTGCTGTCGTTATCCAAAGTAAGGGGCGCCGTTATTCGCGCTACGTCTCGCCATTGAATAGCGATGCAAAGTCGTTTGAAGATATGATCGGTGGATACAGTCCGCGCACTCCGCAACGCACATGGTCGGTCGCTAAGAGCATCGCCGCGACGTTAGTTGGTGTGGCGGTGCACAAGGGGCAAATCGACGTCAACGCTCCGATGTTGCGCAGTGAGTGGAAGGACGATGCTCGCAGCCAGATTAGTGTTGATCATCTGCTGCGCATGGCCTCAGGGCGATACACTGATACGCCAGGCAACCGCACAGATCCGCTTTACGCAGGTGGTTCGACGGTTGAAGAGACTGCGACGAACTGGCCGCTTATCCGGCAGCCGGGTACCGTATTCCGCTATGCTAACAACGACACGTTGATGGCGATTAAAGCAATTAGCGATCGATTTTCGGATTTTGATCCGGAAGCTTTTTTTATCTCGGTCGGTATGAAGAACACCGTCGCGGAAACTGATTGGGCAGGAGACTATATCCTGTCGAGCCAAGTTTGGACCACGGCGGAGGACCTCGCCGATCTGGGGCAGCTTCACCTCCAAGACGGTGTGTGGGAGGGCGAGCGCATCCTGCCCGAGGGTTGGGTGAAGTATATATCGGCTCCCTCCGGCCCCCAGCCTGACGGGCCGTTTGGATATGGTGCAGGGTGGTGGCTGATGAACAAGTCTGACGGCGTTCCGGCTGACGCTTTCGCCGCTTTCGGCAATCGGGGGCAATATGTGGTGGTTGTTCCAAGCAAAGACATCGTGATTGTTCGCCGAGGAGAAGATCCTGTGGGTAGCCGGTTCGACATCGCTGCTTTCACCAAGGATGTGCTTGCTTCGCTCGAAAGTTGA